A single region of the Etheostoma cragini isolate CJK2018 chromosome 3, CSU_Ecrag_1.0, whole genome shotgun sequence genome encodes:
- the LOC117942032 gene encoding zona pellucida-like domain-containing protein 1, which produces MTIHICLLLLVVLVQPALSLFNCSSQYERTPVNSDMSIECGASMITVTINLCTVQWSGFHTTDLALNGKHNTTECKGSSDTSANPPVIHYQLPVNQSQDNPCRQSLQIVNEAPDPTGPFSSFSSIQSVIITGFIDTLRSHQGVISYSTDLYYRFSCRYPLEYLLNNTEIVASSVSVATTDNNGTFIDSLKMSVFNDSNYGFPLVVPSTGLELRTKIYVEVKAVNLTGNFHVLLDQCFATPSPYNMSKNEQHNFFAGCSVENKTSVTSNGVSMVARFNFEAFRFVQHRNLEKSSIYLHCILRLCEPGKCKELLSSCNNRRKRSVTPFGKETSESATVSVGPLYTAGENTPHAAAYSNNMPSERANVNVAGLVVGVVFGLAAAVLLVLGGWFALKKFIWAGGLP; this is translated from the exons ATGACTATCCATATTTGTCTCCTTCTGCTGGTTGTGCTTGTGCAGCCAGCTCTGAGTCTCTTCAACTGTTCATCTCAGTATGAAAGGACCCCAG TTAATTCAGACATGTCAATTGAATGTGGCGCCAGTATGATCACCGTGACAATCAACCTGTGTACGGTTCAGTGGTCGGGCTTCCACACCACAGACCTGGCTCTGAACGGGAAGCACAACACTACGGAGTGCAAGGGCTCTAGCGACACTAGTGCCAACCCTCCAGTCATCCATTACCAGCTTCCTGTTAACCAAAGCCAGGATAACCCCTGCCGACAGTCTCTGCAG ATTGTAAATGAGGCCCCGGACCCCACAGGTCCCTTCAGCAGCTTCTCAAGTATTCAGTCAGTTATCATCACCGGGTTCATTGACACACTTCGCTCCCACCAAGGGGTGATCAGCTACTCCACTGACCTCTACTATCGTTTCTCCTGCCGCTACCCACTGGAATACCTGCTCAACAACACAGAGATTGTAGC CTCCTCAGTATCCGTGGCGACCACTGACAATAACGGAACCTTCATCGATTCACTCAAAAtgagtgtttttaat GACTCTAATTATGGCTTTCCATTAGTGGTACCTTCGACAGGCCTTGAGCTGCGAACCAAGATCTACGTGGAGGTCAAGGCTGTTAACCTCACAGGAAA TTTCCATGTACTGCTGGATCAGTGCTTTGCCACTCCATCTCCTTacaacatgtcaaaaaatgagCAGCACAACTTCTTCGCAGG CTGTTCAGTGGAAAACAAGACGTCTGTGACAAGCAATGGCGTTTCCATGGTTGCCCGATTTAACTTTGAGGCCTTCCGCTTTGTTCAGCACCGCAACTTGGAAAAGTCCAGCATCTATCTGCACTGCATACTGAGACTCTGTGAGCCCGGCAAATGTAAAGAGCTGCTGTCT tcctgtaacaacagaagaaaaagatcTGTGACTCCTTTTGGAAAAGAAACCAGTGAGTCTGCCACTGTTTCAGTTGGACCTCTTTACACTGCCGGAGAAA ACACACCACATGCTGCTGCCTACA GTAACAACATGCCATCAGAGCGGGCTAACGTGAACGTGGCGGGCctggtggtgggggtggtgttTGGCTTGGCTGCTGCTGTCTTGCTGGTTCTTGGTGGCTGGTTCGCCCTGAAGAAGTTTATTTGGGCGGGAGGATTACCTTGA